One genomic segment of Vicinamibacterales bacterium includes these proteins:
- a CDS encoding glycosyltransferase family 87 protein, translating to MIDVVYGIGGISVPDHVRARLAPWSMAAALGLGVALAVAQVSHLVPSAQDAHVYYAAKPGYLYAERYAFAEEPFTYSPAFADVLAPFRLLPEHWFMALWQGGLIAVLVATIRAWALPVLLIDVAFLLSGVPVSLVLADIAMGNVHVLLGAAAVAGLRRPGVWAFALLSKLTPGVGLLWFLARREWRNLAVALGTTGTVALLSFVVIPGDWFEWVRFLAGGEDFPLPVIPVPLAVRLAMSAALLWWGARANHPWVVPVAVGWAIPIPYPTMTATMVCALAYASGRTPRSLRT from the coding sequence GTGATCGACGTGGTCTACGGGATCGGCGGGATCTCCGTACCCGACCATGTTCGCGCTCGGTTGGCGCCGTGGTCGATGGCGGCGGCGCTCGGGCTCGGTGTCGCGCTTGCGGTGGCGCAGGTGTCACATCTCGTTCCATCCGCGCAGGACGCGCACGTCTACTACGCCGCAAAGCCAGGCTACCTGTACGCCGAGCGGTATGCCTTCGCCGAAGAACCGTTCACCTATTCGCCCGCCTTCGCCGATGTCCTAGCGCCGTTCCGCCTGCTTCCCGAACACTGGTTCATGGCGCTCTGGCAGGGCGGACTAATCGCGGTGCTGGTGGCGACGATCCGAGCCTGGGCGCTGCCCGTGCTGCTGATCGACGTGGCGTTCCTCCTCTCGGGTGTGCCCGTCTCCCTCGTGCTCGCAGACATCGCAATGGGCAACGTCCATGTCTTGCTCGGCGCGGCGGCCGTGGCGGGGCTCCGGCGTCCTGGGGTGTGGGCATTCGCGCTTCTCTCGAAGCTCACGCCCGGCGTTGGACTCCTGTGGTTTCTCGCGCGGCGCGAATGGCGCAACCTCGCCGTCGCTCTAGGTACCACCGGAACTGTGGCGCTGCTTTCGTTCGTCGTCATCCCTGGCGACTGGTTCGAGTGGGTGCGGTTCCTCGCTGGCGGAGAGGACTTTCCGCTGCCGGTAATCCCTGTCCCGCTGGCGGTCCGCCTCGCCATGAGCGCGGCCCTCCTGTGGTGGGGCGCGAGAGCGAACCACCCGTGGGTCGTGCCTGTTGCGGTGGGGTGGGCGATCCCGATCCCCTACCCTACGATGACGGCGACGATGGTCTGCGCGCTCGCGTACGCATCTGGTCGCACC